One genomic segment of Tursiops truncatus isolate mTurTru1 chromosome 11, mTurTru1.mat.Y, whole genome shotgun sequence includes these proteins:
- the LOC117314270 gene encoding uncharacterized protein isoform X4 codes for MDDLTRGRVPDRLEPHIFVTHVGALLQVEGQPQQLLGDAQRPACERLHGEGLIEQHGVGMRAEPQQAGLQGLQPHQLPEDHAVLLEPRRRKVLLEPETA; via the exons ATGGATGACCTTACCCGAGGCCGCGTCCCAGACCGTTTAGAGCCTCACATCTTCGTGACACATGTTGGTGCCCTCCTCCAGGTCGAAGGTCAGCCCCAGCAGCTCCTGGGAGATGCCCAGCGGCCCGCGTGTGAGCGCCTGCATGGGGAAGGACTCATTGAGCAG CACGGAGTCGGCATGCGTGCGGAACCCCAGCAGGCGGGACTTCAGGGCCTGCAGCCTCACCAGCTCCCTGAGGATCACGCAGTTCTCCTGGAACCCAGGAGACGGAAG GTCCTTTTGGAGCCGGAAACGGCATGA
- the LOC117314270 gene encoding uncharacterized protein isoform X3, translating to MLSERSHTQKDTQGVTPLRRNVQSRSKVSPSSSWEMPSGPRVSACMGKDSLSSTESACVRNPSRRDFRACSLTSSLRITQFSWNPGDGRSFWSRKRHERDGL from the exons atgctcagcGAGAGAAGTCatacacagaaggacacacagggcGTGACCCCACTGAGGAGAAACGTCCAGAGCAG GTCGAAGGTCAGCCCCAGCAGCTCCTGGGAGATGCCCAGCGGCCCGCGTGTGAGCGCCTGCATGGGGAAGGACTCATTGAGCAG CACGGAGTCGGCATGCGTGCGGAACCCCAGCAGGCGGGACTTCAGGGCCTGCAGCCTCACCAGCTCCCTGAGGATCACGCAGTTCTCCTGGAACCCAGGAGACGGAAG GTCCTTTTGGAGCCGGAAACGGCATGAACGTGATGGGCTCTAA